The following coding sequences lie in one Desmodus rotundus isolate HL8 chromosome 1, HLdesRot8A.1, whole genome shotgun sequence genomic window:
- the AGFG2 gene encoding arf-GAP domain and FG repeat-containing protein 2 — protein MTTFTEPEVVFLQSRGNEVCRKIWLGLFDARTSLIPDSRDPQKVKEFLQEKYEKKRWYVPPDQVKGPTYTKGSASTPTQGSIPEAKPLRSLLGDPVPSLSAAASTSSQSISQSQARTSQPRSAQPPPHSSVKKASTDLLADIGGDPFAAPQAVPTFAAFPAFGGQTPSHGGFANFDAFGSSPSPSAFGGIPLAGQAPFQAQPTATASRMLTGSYSFGSSQVTPFGASSLVPASQPNSLTDMGGLLGPGASAGGIPSSIFGMTGQVPTLQSATTGGGGSTGLAFGAFTNPFTAPAAHPQLPSTNPFQPNGLATGPGFGMSSAGPGFPHAVPPTGAFASTFPPPVFSLQTSMTQQQNGSSFSDLGSAKLGQRPLSQPAGISTNPFMTGSSTSPFASKPSTTNPFL, from the exons ATGACAACTTTCACTGAGCCTGAAGTAGTATTCCTGCAATCCCGTGGAAACGAG gtttgcaggaagATTTGGCTGGGTCTTTTTGATGCTCGGACATCTTTGATACCAGATTCCAGGGATCCTCAGAAAGTGAAGGAGTTTCTCCAGGAAAAATATGAGAAGAAGAGATG GTATGTCCCTCCGGATCAAGTCAAGGGGCCCACTTATACCAAAGGCAGTGCCTCCACCCCTACCCAGGGCTCCATCCCTGAAGCGAAACCTCTTCGGTCACTTCTGGGGGATCCCGTGCCATCTCTCTCAGCTGCTGCCTCCACCTCTAGCCAG TCTATCAGTCAGTCTCAGGCTCGGACATCCCAGCCCCGGAGTGCTCAGCCACCTCCCCACTCATCAGTCAAGAAAGCCAGTACTGACCTGCTGGCTGACATTGGTGGAGACCCCTTTGCTGCTCCCCAGGCAGTACCAACATTTGCTGCATTCCCAGCCTTTGGAG GCCAGACACCTTCCCATGGGGGCTTTGCCAACTTCGATGCCTTTGGCAGTAGCCCCAGCCCTTCTGCATTTGGAGGCATTCCTCTAGCTGGCCAAGCCCCGTTCCAGGCCCAGCCAACAGCTACAG CCAGTCGGATGCTAACTGGAAGTTACAGCTTTG GAAGCAGCCAGGTGACTCCATTCGGTGCCTCTTCTCTTGTACCTGCCAGTCAGCCCAACAGCCTCACAGATATGGGTGGCCTCCTGGGACCTGGCGCATCAGCTGGAGGTATCCCTAGCAG CATTTTTGGGATGACTGGCCAAGTCCCCACTCTTCAGTCAGCCACAACTGGTGGAGGTGGCAGCACAGGGCTTGCCTTTGGAG CCTTCACCAACCCTTTCACAGCACCTGCTGCTCACCCTCAGCTGCCTTCCACAAACCCATTCCAGCCCAATGGTTTGGCCACAG GACCTGGCTTTGGGATGAGCAGTGCTGGGCCTGGCTTCCCCCATGCAGTGCCACCCACCGGGGCCTTTGCCAGCACCTTCCCACCACCAGTGTTCTCCCTACAGACCTCAATGACCCAGCAGCAGAATG GCTCTTCCTTCAGTGACTTAGGATCAGCCAAACTGGGACAAAGGCCACTGAGCCAGCCAGCGGGCATCTCCACCAACCCCTTCATG ACTGGATCCTCAACAAGCCCATTTGCCTCCAAACCTTCAACCACCAACCCATTCTTGTAG